In Cryptomeria japonica chromosome 10, Sugi_1.0, whole genome shotgun sequence, a genomic segment contains:
- the LOC131026731 gene encoding 9-cis-epoxycarotenoid dioxygenase NCED1, chloroplastic-like, whose product MEICLPLPSSFVIQTTHLRSTRHHLIPRCGKIETHCPPTVQPKPTIAAVRPPLSWWSLFVGICNAVDDFIDKALDTPLTPAFDPKRVLAGNFAPVDEIPPTECQELEGLIPPCLVGGVYIRNGPNPNFFPPAGYHLFDGDGMIHALAFHEEGTKIILSSRYVRTHKYLEEEAAGRPIYPNIISGFRGYAGMGRVAVAALRVGMGLIDPAKGVGVANTSLVFFNKKLLALGESGLPYVLHITPDGNIQTRGAFDFGGKLIARMTAHPKIDTHTGELFAFHYSILAPFLHFFRVTADGVKESDVAIRSMRKATIVHDFAITDNYAVFPDGQIVLDPARIFKGRNGSAVYFDRSKVSRIGVIPRYATDGSAMRWFDVPGLNFFHALNAWDDQDENEIVLIAVHCSPAENFIEKIAAVQFTVENIRINLNSGIVVQVFLKWAGVVKLDFEATDGVVASKTFGEGCFCGEPFFVPRTSDSQSAEDDGYVVVFTHNEKTQVSKFVVMDAQSPALEIVASVKLPQRVPFGFHGLFVSAADLAATQRV is encoded by the exons ATGGAAATTTGTTTGCCTTTACCCTCAAGCTTTGTAATCCAGACAACTCATCTCAGATCAACACGGCACCATTTGATTCCTCGGTGTGGGAAAATAGAAACACATTGTCCTCCTACTGTCCAGCCGAAACCTACCATCGCAGCTGTTAGACCTCCTCTGTCTTGGTGGTCCCTGTTCGTGGGCATTTGCAATGCAGTGGATGACTTTATCGATAAAGCACTCGACACGCCGCTCACGCCAGCCTTCGACCCCAAGCGCGTTTTGGCAGGAAACTTCGCTCCGGTGGACGAAATTCCCCCCACTGAATGCCAGGAACTGGAAGGACTAATCCCACCGTGCTTGGTGGGCGGTGTTTATATCCGCAACGGGCCCAATCCCAACTTCTTTCCGCCAGCCGGTTACCACCTCTTCGATGGCGACGGGATGATCCATGCCCTCGCCTTCCACGAAGAAGGAACAAAAATTATACTCTCCAGTCGTTACGTGCGCACTCACAAATACTTGGAAGAAGAGGCGGCTGGCAGACCAATCTACCCTAATATTATTTCGGGCTTCCGTGGCTACGCTGGCATGGGCAGGGTTGCCGTGGCTGCCCTTCGAGTCGGCATGGGCTTGATCGATCCGGCCAAAGGTGTTGGAGTGGCGAATACAAGCCTGGTGTTCTTCAACAAGAAGCTGTTGGCGCTTGGGGAATCAGGGCTGCCGTACGTGCTGCATATCACGCCCGATGGAAATATCCAGACAAGGGGGGCGTTCGACTTTGGGGGGAAATTGATTGCGCGCATGACGGCGCACCCGAAGATCGATACCCACACAGGCGAGCTCTTTGCCTTCCACTATTCCATTCTTGctccttttcttcatttcttcAGGGTGACCGCTGATGGCGTAAAGGAATCCGATGTAGCGATCCGGTCCATGCGCAAAGCTACCATCGTTCATGACTTCGCCATCACCGATAACTACGCCGTATTCCCCGATGGTCAGATCGTGCTAGACCCTGCGCGCATTTTCAAAGGAAGGAATGGAAGTGCTGTCTATTTTGATCGCTCCAAAGTGAGCAGGATCGGAGTGATTCCCCGCTATGCCACAGATGGGTCTGCAATGAGATGGTTTGACGTTCCGGGTCTTAACTTTTTCCATGCTTTGAATGCATGGGACGACCAGGACGAGAACGAGATCGTGCTCATCGCCGTCCATTGCTCTCCTGCGGAAAATTTTATTGAGAAAATAGCTGCGGTGCAATTCACAGTGGAGAATATTCGCATCAATCTCAACTCAGGCATAGTA GTGCAAGTATTCCTCAAATGGGCAGGAGTTGTGAAGCTCGATTTTGAAGCAACAGATGGTGTGGTTGCGTCCAAAACTTTTGGGGAAGGGTGTTTCTGCGGCGAGCCATTCTTCGTGCCGCGTACTAGCGACTCTCAATCGGCAGAGGACGATGGGTATGTTGTGGTGTTTACGCACAACGAGAAGACACAGGTTTCGAAATTTGTTGTGATGGATGCGCAGTCTCCCGCATTGGAAATCGTGGCGTCGGTGAAGCTCCCGCAAAGGGTTCCCTTTGGCTTCCATGGCCTCTTCGTCTCTGCCGCTGATTTGGCTGCCACTCAACGAGTGTGA